From Arcticibacter tournemirensis, one genomic window encodes:
- the traM gene encoding conjugative transposon protein TraM: MKINFKQPRYMLPLILLPFLCLFFYAWKSSFGKEAPVQQKGNTLQENVADVSDGVKNKGLEDKLDAYRKQYKDADGYTAVGEIGEEKTSKQNVPDLYNQVEKRMLDSIDREMKRKYGSTAAEPRRAHSAFPDAGPKPQPARNYDTDRDLATALSKLKQQPPAGNASAGTTQTDPMKIFREQMSLIDSMGKANDPDYKEEQAREKAMALAEQELKNHKKLSVSKTPAAATLFNTISAGGEDSFIRAIVDQDITGYAGSRLRIRLLDDMSAGRFLVKKGTYLYAQITGFTGQRVNLSVSSIFQDSHILPVRLDIYDNDGLPGLYVPASTFREFSKGLGSDASQGMTIQQQAENNNQLVMSMLQKMFQSTTTAVSKLIRSNKAKLKYNTQVYLIDPEELKNTQNKY; this comes from the coding sequence ATGAAGATCAATTTCAAGCAACCACGGTACATGCTGCCGCTGATCCTGCTGCCTTTTTTATGCCTGTTCTTTTACGCATGGAAAAGCAGTTTCGGCAAGGAGGCGCCCGTACAGCAAAAAGGAAACACGCTACAGGAGAATGTGGCCGATGTTTCCGATGGCGTTAAAAATAAGGGCCTGGAAGATAAACTGGACGCCTACCGGAAGCAATATAAAGATGCAGACGGTTATACAGCGGTCGGTGAAATCGGAGAAGAAAAAACCAGTAAACAAAACGTACCCGACCTGTACAACCAGGTGGAAAAACGTATGCTGGATTCCATAGACCGGGAAATGAAACGGAAATACGGCAGCACAGCCGCTGAACCACGCAGGGCACATTCCGCATTCCCGGATGCAGGCCCTAAGCCACAGCCCGCAAGGAATTACGATACCGACCGTGACCTTGCTACCGCGCTTTCCAAACTGAAACAGCAACCGCCCGCAGGTAACGCTTCCGCCGGTACCACGCAAACCGATCCTATGAAGATCTTCCGGGAACAAATGTCCTTGATCGACAGTATGGGCAAGGCCAACGACCCGGACTATAAAGAAGAACAGGCCAGGGAGAAAGCAATGGCCCTGGCTGAACAGGAACTAAAGAACCATAAAAAACTAAGCGTTTCCAAAACCCCGGCCGCCGCAACACTTTTTAACACCATTTCCGCAGGCGGCGAAGACAGTTTTATCCGCGCCATTGTAGACCAGGACATCACCGGGTATGCCGGTTCAAGGCTTCGTATCCGTCTATTGGATGACATGAGCGCAGGCAGGTTCCTGGTTAAAAAAGGTACCTACCTCTATGCCCAGATCACCGGCTTTACCGGCCAGCGGGTAAACCTTTCGGTCAGCTCCATTTTTCAGGACAGCCATATCCTGCCGGTCCGCCTGGATATTTACGATAATGACGGTCTGCCGGGGCTTTATGTACCCGCATCCACGTTCAGGGAATTTTCCAAAGGGCTGGGCAGCGATGCCAGCCAGGGTATGACGATCCAGCAGCAGGCCGAAAATAATAATCAACTGGTGATGAGCATGCTTCAAAAGATGTTCCAGTCAACTACTACGGCGGTCAGCAAACTGATCCGTAGCAACAAGGCGAAACTCAAATATAACACCCAGGTCTATCTCATTGACCCCGAAGAACTCAAAAACACCCAAAACAAATATTAA
- the traK gene encoding conjugative transposon protein TraK yields MIIKNIEAKVRLATFLSAGSFITAVVIVLIVSFFAYRQVADARKSVYVLDANSVPLLARQTDLQMNRAAEYRSQVNLFHSLFFSLTPDDKYIEYQMKKAMYLVDESGALQYNNLKEKGFFNSILSSSAVLTLQTDSIFIDEGRKYFRYYGRQKIDRRSSTIIRSLVTEGYLKDLEIRSDNNPHAVLITRWKTLENKDIENVQKNSF; encoded by the coding sequence ATGATTATCAAAAATATAGAGGCCAAAGTGCGCCTTGCTACCTTTTTATCCGCCGGCAGTTTTATTACGGCGGTCGTTATCGTGCTGATCGTTTCCTTTTTCGCTTACCGGCAGGTTGCGGATGCACGCAAAAGCGTATATGTCCTGGATGCGAACAGCGTACCGCTGCTGGCCAGGCAAACCGATCTGCAAATGAACCGCGCCGCCGAGTACCGTTCACAAGTCAACCTGTTTCACAGCCTGTTTTTTTCGCTGACACCCGACGACAAATACATCGAATACCAGATGAAAAAAGCAATGTACCTCGTGGACGAGAGCGGGGCGCTCCAATATAATAACCTCAAAGAAAAGGGGTTTTTCAATTCGATCCTTTCTTCCAGTGCTGTACTGACCCTACAGACCGATTCCATTTTTATTGACGAGGGCCGCAAGTATTTCCGCTATTACGGCAGGCAGAAGATAGACCGCAGGAGCTCCACCATCATCCGCTCCCTGGTGACCGAAGGCTACCTGAAAGATTTGGAAATCCGCTCCGATAACAATCCCCATGCGGTACTCATTACCCGTTGGAAGACACTCGAAAATAAAGACATTGAAAATGTACAGAAAAACTCATTTTAA